TCATGGAATGGACTGGCGCCTATCTGCAGTATTACCGCGAGCAAGCCAATTGGGGCGAGCGCACAGCGCATTGGGTAGAGCGTGTTGGACTGGAAGCCATCAAGCAGGCGCTTGCGAATGCGGAGACGAGACAGGAGCTAGTGAGCAGAATTGAGGAGACGTTAAGCGCGACGACTGATCCTTGGCGCGAAATCATCCATGACAAAGAGCTGCTCAAAAACTTTGTGCAGCTACCGGAGCTAAACTCAGTAACAGAATAGGGGGCCGAAGAAAATGGAGATCAACACGACAACAACCAGTAGAATCAGAGTAGCCAATCTGAGCGATATTGATCTACAGGGAGCCCGTACAGTTCGTATTCGTAATATAGAGGTGGCCCTATTTCGCCTGAGCGACGGAAGCGTTCGTGCGCTTGAAAACCGTTGTCCGCATAAAGGTGGACGCCTATCCGAAGGAATGATATGTGGCTCAGCAGTCCATTGTCCGCTCCATGACTGGAAAATTGACCTGTCCAGCGGTCAGGTGCAAGAACCGGATACCGGTTGTGTGACAACTTTCCCGACAGAGATTGATCGTGAAAGCGGAGCTGTTTATATCGTAATCTAAAGTTCTATTATAGAGTGCTTCAATACCTTATTAAATATATTTCTTCTATAATATGGAGCAGCTATAATGATAAGCTGATACGCACAAAAGCCGATCCTATTTTTAGGTCGGCTTTTTATCTTCTAAGTATAATGAATGAAGGTTTCCTAAGAACAGCTTGGTAGAGCCTTA
This DNA window, taken from Paenibacillus kribbensis, encodes the following:
- the nirD gene encoding nitrite reductase small subunit NirD, with amino-acid sequence MEINTTTTSRIRVANLSDIDLQGARTVRIRNIEVALFRLSDGSVRALENRCPHKGGRLSEGMICGSAVHCPLHDWKIDLSSGQVQEPDTGCVTTFPTEIDRESGAVYIVI